A region from the Aliarcobacter thereius LMG 24486 genome encodes:
- the gatB gene encoding Asp-tRNA(Asn)/Glu-tRNA(Gln) amidotransferase subunit GatB — MFETVIGLEVHVQLNTNSKLFCSCATSFGEEANSNTCPTCLALPGGLPVLNKEAVSKAIMLGTALKSKINKHSIFDRKNYFYPDLPTGYQISQLSVPVVGLGELTIDFADGSSKTIGVTRAHLENDAGKNIHSNNYSLVDLNRAGTPLLEIVSEPDMRSAEEAILYLKKLHSIVRYIGISDANMQEGSFRCDVNVSIRPKGDTKFYTRCEIKNMNSFRFIEKAIAYEVNRQIEAWEDGVYEDTIVQETRLFDTSSGETRSMRGKEDAADYRYFPDPDLLPLIISDEMIEKYSKIPELPDEKKERFVKEYALKDYDASVITASLEMANYFDEMMSEGISSKNATTWLTVELQGRLKEGVTIEQSPIDAKTLATIVKRIEDSTISGKAAKEVLDYLILNNSSDVDSTIDKLGLKQVSDDGALLKIIDDILATNEDKVAEYKAGKEKMFAFFVGQTMKASKGSANPNKVSELLKERLS, encoded by the coding sequence ATGTTTGAAACAGTAATAGGTTTAGAAGTTCACGTTCAATTAAATACAAATAGCAAACTATTTTGCTCTTGTGCAACTAGTTTTGGAGAAGAAGCAAATAGTAATACTTGTCCAACATGTTTAGCTCTTCCAGGTGGTTTACCAGTTTTAAACAAAGAAGCTGTTTCAAAAGCAATTATGCTAGGAACTGCTTTAAAATCTAAAATCAACAAACACTCAATTTTTGATAGAAAAAATTATTTTTATCCAGATTTACCAACTGGTTATCAAATATCTCAATTAAGTGTTCCTGTTGTTGGTCTTGGTGAATTAACTATTGATTTTGCAGATGGTTCTAGCAAAACAATTGGAGTAACAAGGGCTCACTTAGAAAATGATGCTGGAAAAAACATTCACTCAAATAACTACTCTTTAGTTGATTTAAATAGAGCAGGTACTCCACTTCTTGAAATTGTTAGTGAACCTGATATGAGAAGTGCTGAAGAGGCTATTTTATATCTTAAAAAACTTCACTCAATTGTAAGATATATTGGAATTAGTGATGCAAATATGCAAGAAGGTAGTTTTAGATGTGACGTGAATGTATCAATTAGACCAAAAGGTGATACAAAGTTTTATACAAGATGTGAAATCAAAAATATGAACTCATTTAGATTTATTGAAAAAGCTATTGCTTATGAAGTAAATAGACAAATTGAAGCTTGGGAAGATGGTGTTTATGAAGATACAATTGTTCAAGAAACAAGACTTTTTGATACAAGTAGTGGAGAAACAAGATCTATGAGAGGAAAAGAAGATGCAGCTGATTATAGATATTTTCCAGATCCTGATTTACTTCCTTTAATTATTAGTGATGAAATGATTGAGAAATACTCAAAAATTCCAGAACTTCCAGATGAGAAAAAAGAGAGATTTGTAAAAGAGTATGCTCTTAAAGATTATGATGCTTCAGTTATTACAGCTTCATTAGAGATGGCAAACTATTTTGATGAGATGATGAGCGAAGGAATAAGTTCAAAAAATGCTACAACTTGGCTAACAGTTGAATTACAAGGAAGATTAAAAGAGGGAGTTACTATTGAGCAATCACCAATTGATGCAAAAACTTTAGCAACAATTGTAAAAAGAATAGAAGATAGTACAATATCAGGAAAAGCAGCTAAAGAAGTTTTAGATTATTTAATATTAAATAATAGCTCAGATGTTGATAGCACTATTGATAAACTTGGATTAAAACAAGTTAGTGATGATGGAGCTTTATTAAAAATTATTGATGATATTTTAGCTACAAATGAAGATAAAGTAGCAGAATATAAAGCTGGAAAAGAGAAAATGTTTGCATTTTTTGTTGGTCAAACAATGAAAGCAAGTAAAGGTAGTGCAAATCCAAATAAAGTAAGCGAATTACTAAAAGAGAGATTATCTTGA
- a CDS encoding peptidylprolyl isomerase, translating into MNKILPIIFLLFYTLNANTVNGIAVIVNEDPITLYDIKEDMKKRGVDENSSVSYLIDKLLFEQLVKENSISVDIFEIEDYIKNLADSNGMDIYSFKSIIKQKYQDYSKFEEDVKDSVIRQKLIKKLVRGQLAIATDEDLKLYYEKNIQNYQTAEYFNVTQYTSTNKELLIEKISNPMKVINGIQSNSTRIPSKDIHAQLQYVLTTTDVNSFTPIFVANNQFVTLYINKKEGNVALNFEAVKSKIFGEIMEQREKVFLENQFEKQKLKADIKVIR; encoded by the coding sequence ATGAACAAAATTTTACCAATTATTTTTTTACTTTTCTATACTCTAAATGCAAATACTGTAAATGGTATTGCAGTAATTGTAAATGAAGATCCAATTACTCTATATGATATAAAAGAAGATATGAAAAAAAGAGGTGTAGATGAAAATAGTTCTGTGTCTTATTTAATAGACAAATTACTATTTGAACAATTAGTAAAAGAAAATAGTATAAGTGTTGATATATTTGAGATAGAAGATTATATTAAAAATCTTGCAGATTCAAATGGAATGGATATTTATAGTTTTAAATCTATAATTAAACAGAAATATCAAGATTATTCAAAATTTGAAGAAGATGTTAAAGATAGTGTTATTAGACAAAAATTAATTAAAAAATTAGTTCGTGGGCAACTTGCAATTGCAACAGATGAAGATTTAAAATTATATTATGAAAAAAATATTCAAAATTATCAAACAGCAGAGTATTTTAATGTTACACAATACACTTCAACAAATAAAGAACTTTTGATTGAAAAAATTTCAAATCCAATGAAAGTAATAAATGGTATTCAAAGTAATAGTACAAGAATTCCTAGCAAAGATATTCACGCTCAATTACAATATGTTCTTACAACAACAGATGTAAACTCTTTTACTCCAATTTTTGTTGCAAACAATCAATTTGTAACTCTATATATAAATAAAAAAGAGGGGAATGTTGCTTTAAACTTTGAAGCAGTAAAAAGTAAAATATTTGGTGAAATAATGGAACAAAGAGAAAAAGTTTTTTTGGAAAATCAATTTGAAAAACAAAAATTAAAAGCAGATATAAAAGTAATAAGATAA
- a CDS encoding deoxycytidylate deaminase: MIDDKTFINIAKEIAKSSKCVSKQVGAVIVKDGRILSTGYNGTPSGFQNCCDFWNNEYTKDHHEWSKTYEIHAEMNAIIWAARKGIAIEDATIYVTLEPCSDCSKNLIASGIKRIVYDKSYEHTNSNVVSKFLKDNGVIIEQIA, translated from the coding sequence ATGATAGATGACAAAACTTTTATAAATATTGCAAAAGAGATAGCAAAATCTTCAAAATGTGTATCAAAGCAAGTTGGAGCAGTTATAGTAAAAGATGGAAGAATTTTATCAACAGGATACAATGGAACACCATCTGGATTTCAAAACTGTTGTGACTTTTGGAACAATGAATATACAAAAGATCATCACGAATGGTCAAAAACATATGAAATTCATGCTGAAATGAATGCAATAATTTGGGCAGCAAGAAAAGGAATAGCAATAGAAGATGCAACAATATATGTAACTTTGGAACCTTGTAGTGATTGTTCAAAAAATTTAATTGCAAGTGGTATCAAAAGAATAGTTTATGATAAATCTTATGAACATACAAACTCTAATGTTGTATCAAAATTTTTAAAAGACAATGGAGTGATTATAGAACAGATTGCTTAA
- the accB gene encoding acetyl-CoA carboxylase biotin carboxyl carrier protein yields the protein MDFKDIKELIRVFDKSELNKLRIKEAEFEISMQRGFESGVTTVATSPMAQVSAPVTQIAQASVATPVLNVNEEKSNNQVSGTTINSPMVGTYYSSPSPDAPSFCGIGDTIRKGQVLCILEAMKIMNEVEAEYDCKIVDILVQNGSPVEYDMPIFVVEKI from the coding sequence ATGGATTTTAAAGATATAAAAGAGCTTATTAGAGTTTTTGACAAAAGTGAGTTAAATAAGCTTAGAATTAAAGAAGCAGAATTTGAGATTTCTATGCAAAGAGGTTTTGAAAGTGGAGTTACAACAGTAGCAACTTCTCCAATGGCTCAAGTTTCAGCACCTGTTACTCAAATTGCTCAAGCAAGTGTAGCAACTCCAGTGCTTAATGTTAATGAAGAAAAATCAAATAATCAAGTAAGTGGAACTACAATTAATTCTCCAATGGTTGGAACATATTACTCATCTCCATCTCCAGATGCACCGTCATTTTGTGGTATAGGAGATACTATTAGAAAAGGGCAAGTTCTTTGTATTTTAGAAGCTATGAAAATTATGAATGAAGTTGAAGCAGAATATGATTGTAAAATTGTAGATATTTTAGTTCAAAATGGTTCTCCTGTTGAATATGATATGCCAATTTTTGTTGTTGAAAAAATATAA
- a CDS encoding acetyl-CoA carboxylase biotin carboxylase subunit, which produces MAEIKKILIANRGEIVQRAIRTIREMGKKSVAIYSAGDKNASYLKHADEAVCIGGAKSSESYLNIPAIITAAEMTGCDAIFPGYGFLSENQDFVEICKLHNIKFIGPSSEVMEKMADKSKAKEEMIKAGVPVVPGSKGAVRTLDEGKKVAREIGYPIMAKASAGGGGRGMRLIKEERDFDHQYLAASSEALAAFGDGTMYLERFINNPRHIEVQVLGDSHGNAIHIGERDCSLQRRHQKVIEESPAILLNDETRTKLLETAVQATKYLKYEGAGTFEFLADDQQNVYFMEMNTRLQVEHPVSEMVSGLDIVEWMIKVAEGEELPAQDSIKFRGHAIECRITAEDPNTFLPCPGKITQWMVPGGRNVRVDSHIYTNYIVPPHYDSMIGKLIVWGRDRNKAINIMKRALNEFEVEGIKTNIPFHKKMMQNQDFIDNNYDTKYLENYKGLDSI; this is translated from the coding sequence ATGGCAGAAATTAAAAAGATTTTAATTGCAAATAGAGGAGAAATTGTTCAAAGAGCAATTAGAACAATTAGGGAAATGGGAAAAAAATCTGTTGCAATATATAGTGCTGGAGATAAAAATGCTTCTTATTTAAAACATGCTGATGAAGCTGTTTGTATTGGTGGAGCAAAATCAAGTGAATCATATTTGAATATTCCTGCAATTATAACTGCAGCTGAAATGACAGGTTGTGATGCAATTTTCCCTGGATATGGTTTTTTATCTGAAAATCAAGATTTTGTTGAAATTTGTAAACTTCATAATATTAAATTTATTGGACCATCTTCTGAGGTTATGGAAAAAATGGCTGATAAATCAAAAGCAAAAGAAGAGATGATAAAAGCTGGAGTTCCAGTTGTTCCTGGAAGTAAAGGTGCTGTAAGAACTCTTGATGAGGGTAAAAAAGTAGCAAGAGAGATAGGTTATCCAATCATGGCAAAAGCGAGTGCTGGTGGTGGTGGAAGAGGAATGAGACTTATTAAAGAAGAAAGAGACTTTGATCATCAATACTTAGCAGCTTCTAGTGAAGCTTTAGCGGCTTTTGGAGATGGAACAATGTATCTTGAAAGATTTATCAATAATCCAAGACATATTGAAGTACAAGTTCTTGGAGATTCTCATGGAAATGCAATTCATATTGGTGAAAGAGATTGTTCTTTACAAAGAAGACACCAAAAAGTAATTGAAGAATCACCTGCTATTTTATTAAATGATGAGACAAGAACAAAACTTCTTGAAACAGCTGTACAAGCTACTAAATATCTTAAATATGAAGGTGCTGGAACATTTGAATTCTTAGCAGATGATCAACAAAATGTTTATTTTATGGAGATGAATACAAGACTTCAAGTTGAGCATCCAGTTTCAGAAATGGTATCAGGACTTGATATTGTTGAATGGATGATTAAGGTAGCTGAAGGTGAAGAGTTACCTGCTCAAGATAGTATAAAATTTAGAGGTCATGCAATTGAGTGTAGAATTACAGCTGAAGATCCAAATACTTTCTTACCTTGTCCAGGGAAAATCACACAATGGATGGTTCCTGGTGGAAGAAATGTAAGAGTTGATTCACATATTTATACAAATTATATCGTACCACCACACTATGATTCAATGATTGGGAAACTAATTGTTTGGGGAAGAGATAGAAATAAAGCAATTAATATTATGAAAAGAGCTCTAAATGAGTTTGAAGTTGAGGGAATTAAAACAAATATTCCATTTCACAAAAAAATGATGCAAAATCAAGATTTCATTGATAATAACTACGATACTAAATACCTTGAAAACTATAAAGGTCTTGATAGTATTTAA
- a CDS encoding DEAD/DEAH box helicase produces the protein MTFNDFNFKENLKKAISEVGFTEPSPIQVEAIPHILEGKDIVGQAHTGTGKTAAFGLPILNKLGNKAVEALVIVPTRELAMQVSDELYKFGKYLGINTATVYGGQSYSRQLKLIESANIIVATPGRFLDLLRSEKIDVKPSFIILDEADEMLDMGFLDDIKEIFTYMPETRQTLLFSATMPTAIKNLAKTILKEPEFVTITKSDVTNKNITQTFYVVDERERDDALIRLFDYKNPKKSIIFCRTKKDVDRLSTFLISQGFMAKALHGDMEQKQREEAIKAFKTSRLEVLIATDVAARGLDVNDVTHVFNYHLPFDGESYVHRIGRTGRAGKDGMAISIVTPHEFKTLQRIEQTIGSKLESKVVPNISTVKEKKIDELKQSIVEQEVKDHAIAIVESLSEEFDISTIAFKLASILSSKTYVKGNNNIGKSESDLKRIAEILSKSINDSKGGFRNRRGGRNDGRRSNTRSSSGRRDSRGSDRRTSDSRPERESSSRPRTQRPRKRD, from the coding sequence GTGACTTTTAACGATTTTAATTTTAAAGAAAATTTAAAAAAAGCAATTAGTGAAGTTGGTTTTACAGAACCAAGTCCAATTCAAGTTGAAGCAATTCCACATATTTTAGAAGGTAAAGATATTGTTGGTCAAGCTCACACAGGTACAGGAAAAACAGCAGCATTTGGATTACCAATTTTAAATAAATTAGGAAATAAGGCAGTTGAAGCTTTAGTTATTGTTCCTACAAGAGAACTTGCTATGCAAGTTTCAGATGAACTTTATAAATTTGGTAAATATTTAGGAATAAATACAGCAACAGTTTATGGTGGACAATCATATTCAAGACAATTAAAACTTATAGAAAGTGCTAATATTATTGTTGCAACTCCAGGAAGATTTTTAGATCTTCTAAGAAGTGAAAAAATTGATGTAAAACCAAGTTTTATTATACTAGATGAAGCAGATGAAATGCTAGATATGGGGTTTTTGGATGATATTAAAGAGATTTTTACATATATGCCAGAAACTAGACAAACACTACTTTTTTCTGCGACAATGCCAACAGCTATTAAAAATCTTGCAAAAACAATTTTAAAAGAGCCAGAATTTGTAACTATCACAAAATCAGATGTAACAAATAAAAATATTACACAAACTTTTTATGTGGTTGATGAAAGAGAAAGAGATGATGCGTTAATCAGACTTTTTGATTATAAAAATCCGAAAAAATCTATTATATTTTGTAGAACAAAAAAAGATGTTGATAGATTATCTACATTTTTAATATCTCAAGGTTTTATGGCAAAAGCTTTACATGGGGATATGGAACAAAAACAAAGAGAGGAAGCTATAAAAGCATTTAAAACATCAAGACTTGAAGTTTTAATAGCAACAGATGTAGCTGCACGAGGACTTGATGTAAATGATGTAACTCACGTATTTAATTATCATCTTCCTTTTGATGGTGAATCTTATGTTCATAGAATTGGAAGAACAGGACGAGCTGGAAAAGATGGAATGGCAATATCAATTGTAACTCCACATGAGTTTAAAACTCTTCAACGAATTGAACAAACAATAGGTTCAAAACTTGAATCAAAAGTTGTTCCAAATATAAGTACAGTAAAAGAGAAGAAAATAGATGAACTTAAACAAAGTATTGTTGAACAAGAAGTAAAAGATCATGCAATAGCAATAGTTGAAAGTTTAAGTGAAGAGTTTGATATTTCTACAATAGCATTTAAACTTGCATCAATATTATCTTCAAAAACTTATGTAAAAGGTAATAATAATATTGGGAAAAGTGAATCAGATCTTAAAAGAATTGCAGAGATATTAAGTAAATCAATAAATGATTCAAAAGGTGGTTTCAGAAACAGAAGAGGTGGAAGAAACGATGGTAGAAGAAGTAATACTAGAAGTAGCTCAGGAAGAAGAGATAGCAGAGGTTCTGATAGAAGAACAAGTGATTCAAGACCTGAAAGAGAGAGCTCTTCAAGACCTAGAACTCAAAGACCAAGAAAGAGAGATTAA
- a CDS encoding inorganic phosphate transporter gives MDMKTIKTIETATEKSLSSFAKLSFSLLFLLAVFLWTYSSHGKVPDNTFLIIGAIFGAYMALNIGANDVANNVGPAVGAKALTLTGAIIIAAIFESAGAIIAGGDVVNTIKSGIIDINLIENKDSFIWAMTAGLLAGAVWLNFATSIGAPVSTTHAIVGGVIGAGIASVGIAILNWGSLAEIASSWVISPLLGGIVAASFLYFIKKQIVYKENMLESAHKIVPILIAIMTWAFTTYLLLKGLRQLIHVSFFTASLISIPFAIASFFLIKKHIESKLSSLTNDRVSVNTLFTPALIFAAALLSFAHGANDVSNAIGPLAAINDAILHEGTSVKAHVPLWIMFVGAIGIVIGLVLYGPRLIKTVGSEITELDQMRAFSIAMATAVTVILASQLGLPVSSTHIAIGGVFGVGFLREALDMTEKNFVQDIREKFKKHKKELEKAQEDLFKLEAVKEKNKSTYIKIVDLFKRIDEIEAKVKQEKKDFKQAKGAKYVKRDAVKKIIAAWLITVPASALLAAGIYYMIKGIVAV, from the coding sequence ATGGATATGAAAACAATAAAAACCATTGAAACCGCCACCGAAAAATCTCTCTCTAGTTTTGCTAAACTCTCTTTCTCTTTGCTATTTTTATTAGCAGTTTTTCTTTGGACATATTCTTCTCATGGTAAAGTACCTGACAATACTTTTCTGATTATTGGAGCAATTTTTGGAGCTTATATGGCTTTAAATATTGGTGCTAATGATGTTGCAAATAATGTTGGACCTGCTGTTGGTGCTAAAGCACTTACTCTTACAGGAGCTATTATTATTGCTGCAATTTTTGAGAGTGCAGGTGCTATTATAGCTGGTGGAGATGTTGTTAATACAATTAAAAGTGGTATTATAGATATTAATCTTATTGAAAACAAAGATTCATTTATCTGGGCTATGACAGCTGGACTTCTTGCTGGTGCAGTTTGGTTAAACTTTGCTACTTCAATTGGAGCACCTGTTTCAACAACTCATGCTATTGTTGGAGGAGTTATTGGAGCTGGAATCGCAAGTGTTGGAATTGCTATTTTAAATTGGGGGAGTTTAGCAGAAATTGCTTCTTCTTGGGTTATATCACCACTTTTAGGTGGGATTGTTGCTGCTAGTTTTTTATATTTCATAAAAAAACAGATTGTATATAAAGAAAATATGCTTGAAAGTGCACATAAAATTGTTCCAATTTTAATTGCTATTATGACTTGGGCATTTACAACTTATTTATTACTAAAAGGATTAAGACAGCTAATACATGTAAGCTTTTTTACTGCATCTTTAATTAGTATTCCTTTTGCAATTGCATCTTTCTTTTTAATTAAAAAACATATAGAGAGTAAACTAAGTTCTTTAACAAATGATAGAGTAAGTGTTAATACACTATTCACACCTGCTTTAATTTTTGCAGCTGCTTTATTATCATTTGCTCATGGTGCAAATGATGTTTCAAATGCTATTGGACCACTTGCAGCTATTAATGATGCAATTTTACATGAAGGTACGAGTGTAAAAGCACATGTGCCACTTTGGATTATGTTTGTTGGTGCAATTGGAATTGTTATTGGACTTGTTTTGTATGGACCAAGATTAATCAAAACTGTTGGTAGTGAGATAACTGAACTTGATCAAATGAGAGCTTTTTCTATTGCAATGGCTACTGCTGTAACTGTTATTCTTGCAAGTCAATTGGGACTTCCTGTTTCTTCAACTCATATAGCTATTGGGGGTGTATTTGGAGTTGGTTTTTTAAGAGAAGCACTTGATATGACTGAAAAGAATTTTGTTCAAGATATTAGAGAAAAATTTAAAAAACATAAAAAAGAGCTAGAAAAAGCTCAAGAAGATCTTTTTAAACTTGAAGCAGTAAAAGAGAAAAATAAATCAACTTATATAAAAATTGTTGATTTGTTTAAAAGAATTGATGAAATTGAAGCTAAAGTTAAACAAGAGAAAAAAGACTTTAAACAAGCAAAAGGTGCAAAATATGTAAAAAGAGATGCAGTTAAAAAGATAATTGCTGCTTGGCTTATTACAGTTCCTGCATCAGCTTTATTAGCAGCTGGAATATATTATATGATAAAAGGTATTGTAGCCGTATAA
- a CDS encoding AEC family transporter translates to MLSVLPIYFFILLGFLAKRKFKLELDEKSLVLISLYILQPIMIFWGLTKEPINYDFLVSPLFFLFCMMLTLFLMLLYSKFVFNVKSDENIFLATALVGNTGNLGIPLGIALFGEQSVPYTSIMNIANIFFMYTVSIYFFAREKYSFKDSLKSIFKIPVIWFAFFALLYNYFGFKIPDNLEFTLQMGAYSSLTLQLIIFGAYLYSVRLKTIDWNLSLQISFVKHILLPIIGIILIVFFTNFNSFISSIIVMQLLMPLAVNNVNFSVLYSTKPSLVAATILVSSFVFIVLLHFYIEILNYLFKIV, encoded by the coding sequence ATATTAAGTGTTTTACCAATATACTTTTTTATCCTTTTAGGATTTTTAGCTAAACGAAAATTTAAATTAGAACTAGATGAGAAATCACTGGTTCTTATCTCACTTTATATATTACAACCAATTATGATTTTCTGGGGATTAACAAAAGAACCAATAAATTATGATTTTTTAGTTTCTCCACTATTTTTTCTTTTTTGTATGATGCTTACACTTTTTTTAATGCTTCTATATTCGAAATTTGTATTCAATGTAAAATCAGATGAAAATATATTTTTAGCAACAGCTTTGGTAGGAAATACAGGTAATTTAGGTATTCCACTTGGAATTGCTCTATTTGGAGAACAAAGTGTTCCTTATACAAGTATTATGAATATTGCAAATATATTTTTTATGTATACAGTAAGTATATATTTTTTTGCTAGAGAAAAATATAGTTTTAAAGATTCATTAAAGTCAATATTTAAAATACCTGTTATTTGGTTTGCCTTTTTTGCTCTTTTATACAACTATTTTGGTTTTAAAATACCAGATAATCTTGAGTTTACTTTACAAATGGGTGCATATAGTTCATTAACACTACAATTAATCATTTTTGGAGCATATTTATATAGTGTAAGACTTAAAACTATTGATTGGAATTTATCACTTCAAATAAGTTTTGTAAAGCATATATTACTTCCAATTATTGGAATAATACTTATCGTATTCTTTACAAATTTTAACTCTTTTATATCATCAATTATTGTTATGCAACTTTTGATGCCTTTAGCTGTAAATAATGTTAATTTCTCTGTTCTTTACTCTACAAAACCTAGTTTAGTTGCAGCAACAATATTGGTTTCAAGTTTTGTATTTATTGTTTTATTGCATTTTTATATTGAAATTCTAAATTATCTTTTTAAAATAGTATGA
- a CDS encoding asparagine synthetase B family protein, whose translation MKKVVFDNLEIYFEGEIYNLSHFGYEDEHQLIKDFFIKYGEAFVKKLDGIFAFTIYDSYKKEYFLARDRFGNIPLFYAIYEDKLYFSTSIKELNNEFKSSLIFNKIALSKYMQYLSTFGEDSFYKDIFKLEEASYLVFSDSKLNIRKYHKINTYKAINDEKQALATLEELLYDSIGKRLNKLSGTLLSGGIDSSLISSIYTKISGKKIDTFSVGYEDYKNYCELRFAKKLSNHINSNHYEVIIDKKTYIDNFYSTLNSFDEPHADSASIPLNILLKSFKELGITKLLSGEGADELFLGYNSYSKYLEYYKFKDSLSSEQSLFLNEIISALQNNTKESEYLRRVVKDQNIYNSFGEVFNDIQKRRLFVNVPTFKLEKAKKDPIDWMSYIDIKLWVANPVLTKVYNISKLNNLEIHTPFLDNSILDFAFSIDNSIKKGDTNKYLLKKIAEKYIPKDLILRTKKGFNSPFNEWIHEEFGKLIIETILNVNKETKFFNEEYLKHIYGLSLDGKFKQHLYSLFVFSLWYKKEYLN comes from the coding sequence ATGAAAAAAGTAGTTTTTGATAATTTAGAAATATATTTTGAAGGTGAAATATATAATTTATCTCATTTTGGGTACGAAGATGAACATCAACTTATAAAAGATTTTTTCATAAAATATGGTGAAGCATTTGTAAAAAAACTTGATGGAATATTTGCTTTTACTATTTATGATAGTTATAAAAAAGAGTATTTTCTTGCTAGAGATAGGTTTGGAAATATTCCACTATTTTATGCTATTTATGAAGATAAACTCTATTTCTCAACATCAATTAAAGAGTTGAATAATGAGTTTAAAAGCTCTTTAATATTTAATAAAATTGCTCTTAGTAAATATATGCAATATTTATCAACATTTGGAGAAGATAGTTTTTATAAAGATATATTTAAATTAGAAGAAGCAAGTTACCTTGTTTTTAGTGATTCCAAACTTAATATAAGAAAATATCATAAAATAAATACATATAAAGCTATAAATGATGAGAAACAAGCTTTAGCTACTCTTGAAGAGCTTTTATATGATTCTATTGGAAAAAGGCTAAATAAACTATCAGGAACTCTTTTAAGTGGCGGTATTGATAGCTCTTTAATATCTTCTATTTATACTAAAATATCAGGGAAGAAAATTGACACTTTTAGTGTTGGTTATGAAGATTATAAAAACTATTGTGAATTAAGATTTGCAAAAAAACTCTCAAATCATATTAATTCAAATCATTATGAAGTAATTATTGATAAAAAAACATATATTGATAACTTTTATTCTACTTTAAACTCATTTGATGAACCACATGCAGATAGTGCATCAATTCCTTTGAACATATTGTTAAAGAGTTTTAAAGAACTTGGTATTACTAAACTTTTATCAGGAGAAGGTGCTGATGAACTCTTTCTTGGATATAACTCTTATTCAAAATATTTAGAATATTATAAATTTAAAGATTCTTTATCTTCTGAGCAAAGTTTATTTCTAAATGAAATTATAAGTGCTTTACAAAATAATACAAAGGAGAGTGAATATTTAAGAAGAGTAGTAAAAGATCAAAATATTTATAACTCTTTTGGAGAAGTTTTTAATGATATCCAAAAAAGACGATTATTTGTAAATGTCCCTACTTTTAAATTAGAAAAAGCAAAAAAAGATCCTATTGATTGGATGAGCTATATAGATATTAAACTTTGGGTTGCTAATCCAGTTTTGACAAAAGTTTATAATATTTCAAAACTTAATAATCTTGAGATACATACACCTTTTTTAGATAATTCAATATTAGATTTTGCATTTTCTATTGATAATAGTATAAAAAAAGGTGATACAAATAAGTATCTTTTAAAAAAAATAGCAGAAAAATATATTCCAAAAGATTTAATATTACGTACAAAAAAAGGTTTTAATTCCCCTTTTAATGAGTGGATACATGAAGAGTTTGGAAAATTGATTATAGAAACTATTTTAAATGTAAATAAAGAGACAAAATTCTTTAATGAAGAGTATTTAAAACATATATATGGATTATCTTTAGATGGAAAGTTTAAGCAACATTTATATTCATTATTTGTTTTTTCTTTGTGGTACAAAAAAGAATATTTGAATTGA